One Corynebacterium tuberculostearicum DNA window includes the following coding sequences:
- a CDS encoding LysE family translocator: protein MTWTSFFTLLLMNLVGVASPGPDIILVTRYATRSRRHAIAAAAGIQIGVLFWCAATVFGAAALLTAFPEILGAVQAIGGCFLVFMGTRALRSGIAQRANPPVDLEDAAAQLGRLRTAFKVGLATNMSNPKIVLFLAAMIAPLLPASPPIWLAIALTLSLSLSAFLFFLVVATVISTNAVRRKLIAAGPWIDIGSGLFFIIAGIVLIISGGQNLLA, encoded by the coding sequence GTGACCTGGACATCCTTTTTCACCCTCTTGCTGATGAACCTGGTGGGCGTCGCCTCGCCGGGGCCGGACATCATTTTGGTGACCCGCTACGCCACCCGCTCGCGCCGCCACGCCATCGCCGCGGCCGCCGGCATCCAGATCGGCGTGCTCTTTTGGTGCGCCGCCACCGTCTTTGGCGCCGCCGCGCTGCTGACCGCCTTTCCAGAGATCCTCGGCGCGGTCCAAGCCATCGGCGGCTGCTTCTTAGTGTTTATGGGAACCCGCGCGCTGCGCAGCGGCATCGCCCAGCGCGCCAACCCGCCCGTGGATCTGGAAGACGCCGCCGCCCAGCTCGGCCGCCTGCGCACCGCCTTCAAGGTCGGCCTGGCCACGAATATGTCCAACCCGAAAATCGTGCTCTTCCTCGCCGCGATGATCGCCCCGCTGCTTCCGGCTAGCCCACCCATCTGGTTGGCCATTGCGCTGACACTTTCGCTCTCGCTGTCGGCCTTCCTCTTCTTCCTCGTCGTCGCCACGGTAATTTCCACCAATGCCGTGCGCCGCAAGCTCATCGCCGCCGGCCCGTGGATCGACATCGGCTCTGGCCTCTTCTTTATCATCGCCGGTATCGTCCTCATCATCTCCGGCGGGCAGAACCTGCTGGCTTAA
- a CDS encoding ankyrin repeat domain-containing protein: MSETQVQEFAGRLFDMAREGNLDLLAYIDHGVNIDLVNHEGQSFIMLAAYHSHAELVTALARAGADVNLLNDRGQSPLAGAIFKKEDAVIDALLAAHADPTAGQPSALDSARLFGREDLISRLESEAGE, from the coding sequence ATGTCTGAAACGCAAGTGCAAGAATTCGCCGGTCGACTCTTTGACATGGCGCGCGAGGGCAACCTGGACCTCCTCGCCTATATCGACCACGGCGTGAATATCGACCTCGTCAACCACGAAGGCCAGTCCTTTATCATGCTCGCCGCCTATCACAGCCACGCCGAGCTGGTTACCGCACTTGCCCGCGCCGGCGCAGACGTCAACCTACTCAATGACCGCGGCCAGTCCCCGCTGGCCGGTGCCATCTTCAAGAAGGAAGACGCGGTTATCGACGCCCTCCTTGCCGCCCACGCCGACCCCACCGCCGGCCAGCCCTCCGCACTGGATTCGGCCCGCCTGTTTGGTCGCGAGGACCTTATCTCGCGCCTTGAAAGCGAGGCGGGGGAGTGA
- a CDS encoding type II restriction enzyme, whose product MTSGPEAQELRARFGVPESEKLGVNDWGWLRILAAGYDAELERRGYFYIGARELERLSGRQPRLMAKHDFSTSRPWIFQRLQLGIVPVSRSEYLVGRFNLYERFPETQRGEVRTLELPAGLDTLSLEGVSSEAVALNGASASGMLEDFLGCGPLQATVAGRMSTRGLKVRLPDLGVDVAVDRAQMEIDGGFESLEHLVLVEAKNHLSDDFNIRQLYFPYRRFQQRLAKDVVPVYLVYSNGIFHLYRYEFRDPADFRSIALVDSARYALSASHLDAQAALDIVRAVEPEPEPAVPFPQANSFERVVNLLELIALQPLSKAEITQRYDFDPRQADYYANAARYLGLAEPVEDTWEPTEHGRRVIEQPQRDARNAALIRALAARRVFREVLELSLARGAVASTAEICAAMEGLGLSLATSRRRASTVARWTQWVLDTVAEGTPRLF is encoded by the coding sequence GTGACTAGCGGGCCGGAAGCGCAGGAGCTGCGGGCGCGCTTTGGTGTGCCGGAGTCGGAGAAACTCGGCGTCAATGACTGGGGATGGCTGCGCATCCTGGCGGCGGGATACGACGCGGAGCTGGAGCGGCGCGGGTATTTCTATATCGGCGCGCGGGAGCTAGAACGGCTCTCGGGCCGGCAGCCGCGGCTGATGGCCAAGCATGATTTTTCTACGTCGCGGCCGTGGATCTTTCAGCGTCTCCAGCTGGGAATCGTACCGGTCAGCCGCAGCGAATACCTGGTAGGGCGATTCAACCTCTACGAACGGTTTCCAGAAACGCAGCGCGGCGAGGTACGCACGCTGGAGCTGCCGGCGGGGCTCGACACCCTCTCGTTGGAGGGGGTGAGCTCGGAGGCGGTGGCGTTAAATGGGGCGTCGGCAAGCGGGATGCTAGAGGACTTCCTGGGGTGCGGGCCATTGCAGGCGACGGTGGCCGGGCGCATGTCCACGCGCGGGCTTAAGGTGCGGCTGCCGGACTTGGGCGTGGATGTGGCGGTGGACCGCGCGCAGATGGAGATCGACGGCGGCTTTGAATCGCTCGAGCACCTGGTGCTGGTGGAGGCGAAGAACCACCTTTCGGATGATTTCAATATCCGGCAGCTATATTTTCCGTATCGCCGGTTCCAGCAGCGCCTGGCCAAGGATGTGGTGCCGGTTTACCTGGTGTATTCCAATGGTATTTTCCACCTATACCGCTATGAGTTTCGGGACCCGGCGGATTTTCGCAGCATTGCGCTGGTTGATAGCGCCCGCTACGCGCTGTCCGCCTCGCACCTGGACGCGCAGGCGGCGCTCGATATTGTGCGGGCGGTAGAGCCCGAACCCGAGCCGGCCGTGCCCTTCCCGCAGGCTAATAGCTTCGAGCGGGTGGTCAACTTGCTCGAGCTCATAGCGCTGCAGCCGCTCAGCAAGGCGGAGATTACCCAGCGCTATGATTTCGACCCGCGGCAGGCGGATTATTATGCCAATGCCGCGCGCTACCTGGGCCTGGCGGAGCCGGTAGAGGACACGTGGGAGCCGACGGAGCACGGGCGGCGGGTTATCGAGCAACCGCAGCGTGACGCCCGGAATGCGGCGCTCATACGAGCGCTGGCGGCGCGGCGGGTTTTCCGCGAAGTCCTAGAGCTCAGCCTGGCCCGCGGCGCGGTGGCTAGCACCGCAGAGATTTGTGCGGCCATGGAGGGGCTGGGCCTGAGCTTGGCGACGTCCCGGCGGCGCGCCTCCACCGTCGCCCGCTGGACCCAGTGGGTGCTGGACACGGTGGCCGAGGGCACGCCGCGCCTGTTTTAA
- a CDS encoding type II toxin-antitoxin system PemK/MazF family toxin — translation MKSAMLTRLRQALGISEREPIDTGLSRINSRLGLDRSDEFHGPRKAADIQVEATASHPRSIFFTPDMDGQADSGEVVWVWVPAEGKQAPPRERAILVVGRTRTTVMGLLISPNPKHALDDAWLEIGSGEWDESGCDCWVRLDRLLEVSEEQVRRQGTLFPERRFERIANRLRARYHWA, via the coding sequence ATGAAAAGCGCCATGCTCACCCGTCTGCGCCAAGCGCTGGGAATCAGCGAGCGCGAGCCAATAGACACCGGCCTGAGCCGCATTAATTCCCGGTTGGGGCTGGATAGGTCGGATGAGTTCCACGGGCCGCGCAAGGCCGCCGATATCCAGGTAGAGGCCACTGCCTCCCACCCCCGGTCCATATTTTTCACCCCCGATATGGACGGCCAGGCCGACTCCGGCGAGGTGGTCTGGGTGTGGGTACCGGCCGAAGGTAAGCAGGCACCACCGCGCGAGCGCGCCATTTTGGTCGTCGGCCGCACCCGCACCACGGTAATGGGCTTGCTTATCTCCCCCAACCCAAAGCATGCGCTTGACGACGCCTGGCTGGAAATCGGTTCCGGCGAATGGGACGAATCCGGGTGCGATTGCTGGGTGCGCCTCGACCGCCTGCTCGAGGTATCCGAGGAGCAGGTGCGCCGGCAAGGCACGCTTTTTCCGGAACGCAGATTCGAACGAATCGCGAATAGGTTGCGGGCGCGCTACCACTGGGCCTAG
- a CDS encoding HNH endonuclease signature motif containing protein, with protein sequence MTRLQDYARQLTSPMELLGEVSGAREADLRRLGLPRQEARSLLALADVYFGPTPFTRRQRSCRATKHCLATLKIIEKYVSRTKSKRDAWALRAELCATDQDVERLARTRLKELYPPRQPEKGVRMTRRKGGPSTLSITGDSDFIADLHASINEEMPLDSVEHIFFRGGAAARPAATTNIIIQLDELDEILSGGGEEITLRLTNGAEISGAKLVEKRLAECGLVTLVHPYEGAVNLYRTSRHASDKQRLMAGAENPTCPWAECNYPADKCQIHHLQAWKHGGETNMANLSVACPYHNGVNDDDPHAPPVRGRLERRQGRIVWVPPWAGST encoded by the coding sequence ATGACCCGCTTGCAGGACTACGCCCGCCAACTTACCTCGCCGATGGAGCTTCTCGGCGAGGTCTCTGGCGCGCGCGAGGCCGACCTGCGCCGGCTGGGGCTTCCCCGGCAGGAGGCCCGGAGCCTGCTTGCGCTTGCCGACGTCTACTTTGGCCCCACCCCCTTCACCCGCCGGCAGCGCTCGTGCCGGGCAACCAAGCATTGCTTGGCGACGTTGAAGATCATCGAAAAGTACGTCTCGCGCACGAAATCCAAGCGGGATGCGTGGGCGCTGCGCGCTGAACTATGCGCGACCGACCAGGACGTGGAGCGGCTCGCGCGCACGCGGTTGAAGGAGCTTTATCCGCCGCGGCAGCCGGAGAAAGGCGTGCGGATGACGCGGCGCAAGGGTGGCCCGTCGACGCTATCGATTACCGGCGATTCCGATTTCATTGCTGACCTGCACGCCAGCATCAACGAGGAGATGCCGCTTGATTCCGTGGAGCATATCTTCTTCCGCGGCGGGGCTGCGGCGCGGCCTGCCGCGACGACGAATATCATCATCCAGCTCGATGAATTGGATGAAATCTTAAGCGGCGGAGGTGAGGAAATCACGCTGCGGTTAACCAATGGTGCCGAAATAAGCGGCGCGAAGCTGGTGGAAAAGCGCTTGGCCGAATGCGGGCTCGTCACCCTCGTCCATCCTTATGAGGGAGCGGTGAACCTGTATCGCACCTCGCGGCATGCCTCGGATAAGCAGCGGCTGATGGCGGGCGCGGAAAATCCCACCTGCCCGTGGGCCGAGTGCAACTATCCGGCGGATAAGTGTCAGATCCACCACCTGCAGGCGTGGAAGCACGGCGGGGAGACCAATATGGCGAATCTCAGCGTGGCGTGCCCGTATCACAACGGCGTCAACGACGACGATCCGCACGCGCCGCCGGTGCGCGGCAGGCTTGAGCGGCGGCAGGGCCGAATAGTCTGGGTCCCGCCCTGGGCCGGATCGACCTAG
- a CDS encoding DNA adenine methylase, which produces MKNVKPLVKWAGGKRQLLPHIHAALPAETPRRFYEPFIGGGAVLFSLEPASARVNDLNSELINLYEVVRGGVDELIEELAGYPNEAEFFYALRAVDRDAHKFAALSPVERAARTLYLNRTCYNGLYRVNAAGQFNAPFGRYKNPTICDEDTLRAVHRYFADNDVVFSQGDFAAAVAQAREGDFVYFDPPYDPVNVTSSFTGYQKGGFDRAEQERLKEVCDDLDRRGVKFLLSNSATEFIRELYADYEVGIVGATRAINSVGSKRGKVDEVLVRNYEVRGD; this is translated from the coding sequence ATGAAAAACGTTAAGCCACTGGTGAAATGGGCGGGCGGGAAGCGCCAGCTCTTGCCGCATATCCACGCCGCCCTGCCGGCGGAGACCCCGCGGCGTTTTTATGAACCCTTCATCGGTGGCGGCGCGGTGCTTTTCTCTCTCGAACCGGCCAGCGCACGGGTCAACGACCTCAATAGTGAGCTCATCAACCTCTATGAGGTGGTGCGCGGCGGCGTCGATGAGCTCATTGAGGAGCTCGCGGGCTACCCCAATGAGGCGGAGTTTTTCTATGCGCTGCGCGCAGTGGACCGGGATGCCCACAAGTTTGCCGCCCTCTCCCCCGTCGAGCGCGCGGCACGAACGTTGTATCTCAATCGCACCTGCTATAACGGCCTGTACCGCGTGAACGCGGCCGGTCAATTTAATGCCCCGTTTGGGCGTTATAAGAATCCCACCATCTGCGATGAAGACACGCTGCGCGCGGTGCACCGCTATTTTGCGGATAATGATGTGGTCTTCTCGCAGGGTGATTTCGCCGCGGCGGTAGCACAGGCGCGCGAGGGGGACTTTGTGTACTTCGACCCGCCCTATGACCCGGTGAATGTGACGAGCTCGTTTACCGGCTACCAGAAGGGCGGCTTTGACCGTGCGGAACAAGAGCGTCTCAAAGAGGTCTGCGATGACTTGGATAGGCGCGGGGTGAAGTTCCTGTTGTCTAATTCGGCCACCGAGTTCATCCGCGAGCTCTATGCGGACTATGAAGTAGGCATCGTGGGGGCAACGCGGGCGATTAACTCCGTTGGCTCGAAGCGGGGCAAGGTTGACGAGGTCCTGGTGCGCAACTACGAGGTCCGCGGTGACTAG
- the holA gene encoding DNA polymerase III subunit delta: MAGMPPVHLILGDDEFLTERARLHIQRAAAEESGSSGTRPELTKLKASEVSEGELLEATSPSLFGDNRVIVISDCERAGKEVVDILLRACANPAPGMTMVIIYSVTAKTLKKKKKQPELVAKLRKIAEVHEVFSLYPNELGQWATREFSSHGVRPTPDVIHAVLEGVGSDLRELASAISQLVSDTGGNVTREAVQNYYVGVAEVANWDIADAAVAGRVEAAVSTCRRALQLGASPVAIAAALANKVGAVARLYSARGDQYSLASQTGLAPYVVKMTQPVARRWSADNVTKAVILVSELDAAVKGQGGEPEFALEAAVKRVAELAR, from the coding sequence ATGGCGGGCATGCCTCCAGTACACCTCATCCTCGGCGACGATGAATTCCTCACCGAACGCGCCCGCCTGCACATCCAGCGCGCCGCGGCCGAGGAGAGCGGATCTTCCGGCACCCGGCCCGAGCTGACCAAGCTCAAGGCCTCCGAGGTCTCTGAGGGAGAGCTCCTCGAGGCCACCAGCCCGTCGCTCTTTGGCGATAACCGCGTAATCGTCATCAGCGACTGCGAGCGTGCCGGCAAAGAAGTAGTCGATATCCTCCTGCGCGCCTGTGCCAACCCCGCGCCGGGCATGACCATGGTCATCATCTACTCCGTGACGGCCAAGACGCTGAAGAAAAAGAAGAAGCAGCCCGAGCTCGTGGCCAAGCTGCGCAAGATTGCGGAGGTCCACGAGGTCTTTTCGCTCTACCCCAATGAGCTGGGCCAGTGGGCCACCCGCGAATTTTCCAGCCACGGCGTGCGACCCACCCCGGACGTTATCCACGCCGTGCTTGAGGGAGTGGGCTCTGACCTGCGCGAGCTGGCTTCGGCCATCTCCCAGCTGGTCTCCGATACCGGCGGCAATGTCACCCGCGAGGCGGTGCAAAACTACTACGTCGGCGTGGCCGAGGTGGCCAATTGGGACATTGCCGACGCCGCCGTCGCCGGCCGCGTCGAAGCCGCCGTATCCACCTGCCGCCGCGCCCTCCAGCTGGGCGCGAGCCCCGTGGCGATTGCCGCCGCGCTGGCCAATAAGGTCGGCGCTGTCGCCCGCCTCTACTCCGCGCGCGGGGACCAGTACTCGCTGGCGAGCCAAACTGGCCTGGCACCCTACGTGGTCAAAATGACCCAGCCCGTGGCCCGCCGCTGGTCCGCCGATAATGTCACCAAGGCCGTCATCCTCGTCTCCGAGCTCGATGCCGCCGTCAAAGGCCAAGGCGGTGAGCCCGAATTCGCCCTTGAGGCGGCCGTCAAACGCGTCGCGGAACTGGCGCGATAA
- a CDS encoding ComEC/Rec2 family competence protein: protein MRELRLVPGAATAWLSVIAVLLAGRGWAIALIAVIVALCLLARQWGQALFCGAVAGGAALVAAVRQARAAAFDLGTEVTGRLVTAPTQTSTGGWLLKLKVPGYPTQLPVFSPEPVPAAAGAELTARVRVGESDRAGVGKLSANAADVQVTAEPEGLAGWAAEVAENFRALVLDTVGPSSQGLIPGMVLGDTALQDTAERDLYIATGLSHLSAVSGANVAIVCSAAAVVCAAFALGPRARVAASLCALATYVLLVGFEPSVQRAAVAGVVGLLAVLNSTRMEPIHALSLGIIALLFVDSDLAVHFGFALSCAATLGIVALSPLIYKHLAVTGWPAIFLRAVAVAIAADIVTLPLVALMSGEVSVVSVLANILVEPATVPITIVGLIAAIFAQLGPLDVLGAGLLRLIEPFSWWINTVAHGVAHLPVVTIPANPLFTLLAYAWIIAGLLYHRPWLTLALTLAGIAWLGLAAG from the coding sequence ATGCGAGAACTGCGGCTCGTCCCCGGCGCGGCCACCGCTTGGCTGTCCGTCATCGCCGTGCTGCTCGCCGGCCGCGGCTGGGCCATCGCACTCATCGCGGTCATCGTCGCGCTGTGCCTCCTTGCCCGTCAATGGGGCCAAGCGCTCTTTTGCGGTGCAGTCGCTGGGGGTGCGGCGCTCGTCGCCGCGGTGCGCCAGGCTCGTGCTGCCGCTTTCGACCTCGGCACAGAAGTCACCGGGCGCCTTGTCACTGCACCGACGCAGACCAGCACGGGCGGCTGGCTGCTCAAGCTCAAGGTTCCGGGATACCCGACCCAGCTGCCGGTCTTTAGCCCAGAACCAGTCCCAGCGGCCGCTGGCGCCGAGCTTACGGCCAGGGTGAGGGTAGGGGAGTCGGATAGGGCGGGTGTCGGAAAGCTCAGCGCCAATGCCGCCGACGTGCAGGTAACCGCTGAGCCCGAAGGCCTGGCCGGCTGGGCGGCCGAGGTGGCCGAGAATTTCCGCGCACTGGTACTCGATACCGTCGGTCCTTCCAGCCAGGGCCTTATCCCCGGCATGGTGCTCGGCGATACCGCGCTGCAAGATACCGCCGAGCGCGACCTGTATATCGCCACCGGGCTCTCACACTTGAGTGCTGTATCCGGCGCCAATGTGGCCATCGTCTGCTCCGCCGCGGCCGTGGTCTGCGCCGCCTTCGCGCTCGGGCCCCGCGCCCGCGTGGCCGCCTCCCTGTGCGCCCTTGCCACCTATGTTCTGCTTGTGGGCTTCGAACCTTCCGTTCAGCGCGCGGCCGTCGCTGGGGTAGTGGGGCTGCTCGCCGTGCTCAATTCCACGCGCATGGAGCCCATCCATGCGCTCAGCCTCGGCATCATCGCGCTGCTCTTTGTGGATTCCGACCTCGCCGTGCACTTCGGCTTCGCCCTATCCTGTGCGGCGACGCTCGGCATCGTGGCGCTGAGCCCGCTCATCTATAAGCACTTGGCCGTGACCGGCTGGCCCGCCATCTTCCTGCGCGCGGTTGCCGTGGCCATCGCCGCCGATATCGTCACCCTGCCGCTGGTGGCACTCATGTCCGGCGAGGTCTCCGTGGTCTCCGTGCTGGCCAATATCCTTGTCGAGCCCGCCACCGTGCCGATTACCATCGTGGGGCTTATCGCCGCCATCTTTGCCCAGCTCGGCCCGCTCGACGTGCTGGGCGCCGGCTTGCTGCGCCTCATTGAGCCCTTCTCGTGGTGGATTAATACCGTCGCCCACGGCGTGGCCCACCTGCCCGTGGTCACCATTCCTGCTAACCCGCTTTTTACGCTGCTTGCCTACGCCTGGATCATTGCCGGCCTCCTCTATCACCGCCCGTGGCTCACCTTGGCGCTGACGCTGGCGGGCATCGCCTGGCTCGGCCTGGCCGCAGGCTAG
- a CDS encoding TetR/AcrR family transcriptional regulator yields MPRISKIRVAALNLVIENGYDGFTMEELAHKVGVSRRTLFNYIKDKESAVLGSEMSEEVENQFQNFAAGLPTGSLREDSKIMAMTVFNRAVGDEFFPEISQLTAQALAKDTKLRALYCQRNSRIIQRVRQAVQAREGWKSSDPRLTPTVNIIHTQFLTAFETFVETRGGTSLADAFHNAGAIFEDYFNDELA; encoded by the coding sequence ATGCCGCGTATATCAAAAATCCGAGTCGCTGCGCTCAACCTCGTCATCGAGAATGGTTATGACGGGTTCACCATGGAGGAGCTCGCTCACAAAGTGGGCGTTTCCCGCCGTACGCTTTTTAATTACATAAAAGACAAAGAATCGGCAGTTTTAGGCTCCGAAATGTCGGAGGAAGTGGAGAACCAATTCCAAAATTTCGCCGCGGGATTGCCCACCGGAAGCCTGCGCGAAGATTCCAAAATCATGGCCATGACCGTATTCAATCGTGCCGTAGGCGATGAGTTCTTCCCCGAAATTTCCCAGCTCACGGCCCAGGCGTTGGCTAAGGATACGAAGCTGCGCGCCCTGTACTGCCAGCGCAATAGCCGCATCATTCAGCGCGTCCGCCAGGCGGTGCAGGCTCGCGAAGGTTGGAAGTCCTCCGATCCGCGTCTTACGCCGACCGTCAACATCATCCACACCCAGTTCCTGACCGCCTTTGAGACCTTCGTGGAAACCCGTGGCGGCACTTCGCTTGCCGACGCCTTCCACAACGCCGGCGCCATCTTCGAAGACTACTTCAACGATGAACTGGCCTAA
- the lepA gene encoding translation elongation factor 4, with translation MSENFAATTFTDPARIRNFCIIAHIDHGKSTLADRILQLSKVVAERDMRDQFLDNMDIERERGITIKAQNVRLPWVPQSGTAQGEQIVMQMIDTPGHVDFTYEVSRALEACEGAILLVDAAQGIEAQTLANLYLAMENDLEIIPVLNKIDLPAADPEKYALEIANIIGCEPEEVLRVSGKTGEGVVELLDKVCELVPPPSSEFDADAPARAMIFDSVYDTYRGVVTYIRMVDGKLTPRQKVTMMSTNANHELLEIGIVSPTMQKCEGLGPGEVGYLITGVKDVRETKVGDTVTWSNGGAETPLKGYKDPDPMVYSGLFPISQADFPDLRDALEKLQLNDASLTFEPETSVALGFGFRCGFLGLLHMEITRDRLEREFGLDLISTAPSVTYRVVAEDGEEKWVHNPSDWPEGKLNEVYEPVVKMTVIVPEQFVGPTMELCQSKRGQMGGMDYLSEDRVELRYTMPLGEIIFDFFDMLKSRTKGYASLNYEEAGEQLADLVKVDILLNGDPVDAFSAIVHRDSAQWYGNKMTKKLKELIPRQQFEVPVQAAIGSKIIARENIRAMRKDVLAKCYGGDISRKRKLLEKQKAGKKRMKTLGSVSVPQEAFVAALSTDADD, from the coding sequence ATGTCTGAAAACTTTGCGGCCACGACGTTTACGGATCCCGCCCGAATCCGAAACTTCTGCATTATTGCTCACATCGACCACGGCAAGTCGACGCTGGCGGACCGCATCCTGCAGCTATCCAAGGTGGTTGCGGAGCGCGATATGCGTGACCAGTTCCTCGATAATATGGACATCGAGCGCGAGCGCGGCATTACCATTAAGGCGCAGAACGTGCGCCTGCCGTGGGTGCCCCAGTCCGGCACCGCGCAGGGGGAGCAGATTGTCATGCAGATGATCGACACCCCCGGCCACGTGGACTTTACCTACGAGGTCTCCCGCGCGCTCGAGGCGTGTGAGGGCGCTATCCTGCTTGTCGACGCCGCCCAGGGCATCGAAGCCCAAACCCTCGCCAACCTCTACCTGGCGATGGAAAACGACCTGGAAATCATCCCGGTCCTCAATAAAATCGACCTGCCGGCCGCCGACCCGGAAAAATACGCGCTGGAAATCGCCAATATCATCGGCTGCGAGCCGGAAGAGGTGCTGCGCGTGTCGGGCAAGACCGGCGAGGGCGTCGTCGAGCTGCTGGACAAGGTCTGCGAGCTAGTCCCGCCGCCATCTTCTGAATTCGACGCCGATGCGCCGGCCCGCGCCATGATTTTTGACTCCGTCTATGACACCTACCGCGGCGTGGTGACCTATATCCGCATGGTGGACGGCAAGCTCACCCCGCGCCAGAAGGTCACCATGATGTCGACCAACGCCAACCATGAGCTGCTGGAAATCGGCATCGTTTCGCCCACGATGCAAAAGTGTGAGGGCTTGGGTCCTGGCGAGGTGGGCTACCTCATTACCGGCGTAAAGGACGTCCGCGAGACCAAGGTGGGCGATACCGTCACCTGGTCCAACGGCGGCGCCGAAACCCCACTTAAGGGATACAAGGACCCGGACCCGATGGTCTACTCCGGCCTTTTCCCCATTTCCCAGGCCGACTTCCCGGACCTGCGCGATGCGTTGGAAAAGCTGCAGCTTAACGACGCCTCCTTAACCTTCGAGCCCGAAACCTCCGTCGCCCTCGGCTTTGGTTTCCGCTGCGGCTTCTTGGGTTTGTTGCATATGGAAATTACCCGCGACCGCTTGGAGCGCGAGTTCGGCCTCGACCTGATTTCCACCGCGCCATCGGTAACCTACCGCGTGGTGGCCGAAGACGGCGAGGAAAAGTGGGTCCACAACCCGTCTGACTGGCCGGAAGGAAAGCTCAACGAGGTCTATGAGCCCGTGGTGAAGATGACCGTCATCGTGCCTGAGCAGTTCGTCGGCCCCACCATGGAACTCTGCCAGTCCAAGCGCGGCCAGATGGGCGGCATGGACTACCTTTCCGAGGACCGCGTGGAGCTGCGCTACACCATGCCGCTCGGCGAAATCATCTTTGATTTCTTCGATATGCTCAAGTCCCGCACCAAGGGCTACGCTTCGCTGAACTATGAGGAGGCCGGCGAGCAGCTCGCGGACCTGGTAAAGGTCGACATCTTGCTCAATGGCGACCCAGTCGATGCCTTCTCTGCCATCGTCCACCGCGATTCCGCCCAGTGGTACGGCAATAAGATGACCAAAAAGCTCAAGGAACTCATCCCGCGCCAGCAGTTCGAGGTGCCCGTCCAGGCGGCCATCGGCTCGAAGATCATCGCCCGCGAAAACATCCGCGCTATGCGCAAGGACGTGCTGGCCAAGTGCTACGGCGGCGATATCTCCCGTAAGCGCAAGCTGCTGGAAAAGCAGAAGGCCGGTAAGAAGCGCATGAAGACGCTGGGCTCCGTCTCGGTGCCGCAGGAAGCCTTCGTGGCCGCGCTGTCTACCGACGCCGACGATTAA
- the rpsT gene encoding 30S ribosomal protein S20, producing MANIKSKQKRVITNEKARRRNKGVRSAVRTEIRKFRETVAAGDKAAAEKQLRVASRALDKSVSKGVFHRNTAANKKSGMASAFNKMD from the coding sequence ATGGCAAATATCAAGTCCAAGCAGAAGCGCGTTATCACCAACGAGAAGGCACGTCGCCGCAACAAGGGCGTTCGCTCCGCCGTCCGTACCGAGATCCGCAAGTTCCGCGAGACCGTTGCCGCTGGCGACAAGGCTGCTGCTGAGAAGCAGCTGCGCGTGGCATCCCGCGCCTTGGACAAGTCCGTGTCCAAGGGTGTCTTCCACCGCAACACCGCAGCCAACAAGAAGTCCGGCATGGCTTCCGCGTTCAACAAGATGGACTAA